Proteins from a single region of Polyangium spumosum:
- a CDS encoding serine/threonine-protein kinase, producing MRPGEVLGGRFRVEARVNAGGMGEIFRAIDLLTDHVVAAKILVNVSPESLERFRREAQILERLSHPGIVRYVAYDTSDETSPLLVMEWLEGEDLGRRLARGPLTVREAVALGQRIAEALSVAHEAGVVHRDLKPQNVFLVNGSTSEPRILDFGIAHCGEASRITQTGTVIGTPSYMAPEQVRSGSVVKASADVFSLGCLLFECITGAPPFRADHTIAVLAKIIFEDAPRLGERAPAVPSWLDGFVARMLAKDPAGRPPDGAAVALALAGEKDLEPPISEAPRSSAPRSTLGACERRFLGVVLRGRREPQRRSYPPPAATLACTSPTDDLSAIAERFGGHLEVFADGTAAVVIDRTRVPTDVAAHVARCALALWERAPGAAMAVAAGFGERARGVPVGEAIDRAARLLHDGGDEARIALDETTAGLLDARFDVEALEGGGFALLGERASFEVSRPLLGKATPCVGREHELGLFDLTFGACKNEPAARVVVVSGPAGIGKSRLLHEFVERQRAAIEPAEIWFGRGDPLRVASSFGLLAEVLRGASGIRGGEPLARRRELLFARVACSVPERDRRRVAHFLGELMGVPFPDDEDLPLRAARQDPELCGEQMQRALRDFLRAECADKPLVLLLEDVHWGDRASLLALDAALEGLAFEPIFLVASARPEIDELFPGLWSSRGRQDVRLRQLSPRACVRLVRHALGELRPELEQRLVVSSEGHPFFLEELIRAEAEGRGGSPPGTVVAMVQSRLERLEPSARRTLRAASILGEVFWRGAVTRLAGEDDEAVARDLSALVTHEIVIRQRESRFLGEPQYAFRQALWREGAYAMLTDEDRALGHHLAAEWLDEKGEGDPLVLAEHFERGGAAPRAASFYLASAEQSAARKDYLDAERCYGKAEALWGELPTLAQRGRGLTRFRLGRYHDALTDLTRAREGAAKRGQILLVVELLLDEAMVLDWMGEYREAERRVLAARDVDLGEDGRTPLLGARLLLGIGRSALRAEREEEAADELARAAEFAQGLGDEGYETYVIAHLLLGYLLPLLSRVDEAAALLDEVIRRCEERGDLLHLGAAWNTRAMVRAIRGDREGMIEDFERTSALGRELGQPTLEIAGHYNLAEHLYWMDDVEAAEPMIRAALAIAARRSGCVRPAMLALLDARIALGRGDARTARAIASGLRGGAAEMSPSEDVLCAMIELATGDDFEAGRAEVEAAWEALEARSARASVGQEHIEVLEARALHASRLGQRERAMRQLDKAIAAASRIPNVMIDRLRRRRAEFEPALGRSVCA from the coding sequence GTGCGGCCGGGAGAGGTGCTCGGTGGGCGCTTCCGCGTCGAGGCGCGCGTCAATGCAGGAGGGATGGGCGAGATCTTTCGCGCCATCGATCTCCTGACCGATCACGTCGTCGCGGCGAAGATCCTCGTCAACGTCTCCCCCGAGAGCCTCGAGCGTTTCCGCCGCGAGGCGCAGATCCTCGAGCGCCTCTCCCACCCCGGCATCGTCCGCTACGTCGCATACGACACGTCCGACGAGACGAGCCCGCTGCTCGTGATGGAATGGCTCGAGGGCGAGGACCTCGGCCGCAGGCTCGCCCGAGGCCCGCTCACCGTCCGCGAGGCCGTCGCGCTCGGCCAGCGCATCGCCGAGGCCCTCTCCGTGGCCCACGAGGCCGGCGTCGTGCACCGCGACCTCAAGCCGCAGAACGTCTTCCTCGTGAACGGCTCCACCTCCGAGCCGCGTATCCTCGACTTCGGCATCGCCCACTGCGGCGAGGCCTCGCGCATCACCCAGACCGGCACCGTCATCGGCACGCCGAGCTACATGGCGCCCGAGCAGGTCCGCAGCGGCAGCGTCGTCAAGGCGAGCGCCGACGTCTTCTCCCTCGGCTGCCTCCTCTTCGAATGCATCACCGGCGCGCCGCCCTTCCGCGCCGATCACACGATCGCCGTCCTCGCCAAGATCATCTTCGAAGACGCGCCGCGCCTCGGCGAGCGCGCGCCCGCCGTGCCCTCGTGGCTCGACGGGTTCGTCGCCCGCATGCTCGCCAAGGACCCGGCCGGGAGGCCCCCAGACGGCGCGGCCGTCGCGCTCGCGCTCGCCGGCGAGAAGGACCTCGAGCCCCCCATCTCGGAGGCGCCGCGCTCCTCCGCGCCCCGCTCCACGCTCGGCGCGTGCGAGCGCAGGTTCCTCGGGGTCGTGCTCCGCGGCCGCAGGGAGCCCCAGCGCCGCAGCTACCCTCCTCCCGCGGCCACGCTCGCCTGCACCTCGCCGACCGACGATCTCAGCGCGATCGCCGAGCGCTTCGGGGGCCACCTCGAGGTCTTCGCCGACGGCACGGCCGCCGTCGTCATCGACAGGACACGCGTGCCCACCGACGTCGCGGCCCACGTCGCCCGCTGCGCCCTCGCGCTCTGGGAGCGCGCGCCCGGCGCTGCCATGGCCGTCGCCGCGGGCTTCGGCGAGCGCGCGCGTGGCGTGCCCGTCGGCGAGGCCATCGACCGCGCCGCGCGGCTCCTGCACGACGGCGGCGACGAGGCGCGTATCGCCCTCGACGAGACCACGGCGGGCCTGCTCGACGCGCGCTTCGACGTGGAGGCGCTCGAGGGCGGCGGCTTCGCGCTGCTCGGCGAGCGCGCCAGCTTCGAGGTCTCGCGGCCGCTGCTCGGCAAGGCCACGCCTTGTGTCGGTCGCGAGCACGAGCTCGGCCTCTTCGACCTCACCTTCGGCGCCTGCAAGAACGAGCCTGCGGCGCGTGTCGTCGTCGTCTCCGGGCCCGCCGGCATCGGCAAGTCGCGCCTGCTCCACGAGTTCGTCGAGCGGCAGCGGGCCGCGATCGAGCCGGCCGAGATCTGGTTCGGCCGCGGGGATCCTCTACGTGTCGCGTCGAGCTTTGGCCTGCTCGCCGAGGTCCTGCGGGGCGCCTCGGGCATCCGGGGCGGCGAGCCGCTCGCGCGCCGCCGCGAGCTGCTCTTCGCCCGCGTCGCGTGTTCTGTACCCGAGCGGGATCGCCGCCGCGTCGCGCATTTCCTCGGCGAGCTCATGGGCGTGCCCTTCCCCGACGACGAGGACTTGCCGCTGCGCGCCGCGCGCCAGGACCCCGAGCTCTGCGGCGAGCAGATGCAGCGCGCGCTGCGTGATTTCCTGCGCGCCGAGTGCGCGGACAAACCGCTCGTGCTCCTGCTCGAGGACGTGCACTGGGGTGATCGTGCCTCCTTGCTCGCGCTCGACGCGGCGCTCGAGGGCCTCGCGTTCGAGCCGATCTTCCTCGTCGCCTCGGCGCGCCCCGAGATCGACGAGCTCTTCCCTGGCCTCTGGTCGAGCCGCGGCCGGCAGGACGTCCGCCTCCGGCAGCTCTCGCCGCGGGCGTGTGTTCGCCTCGTGCGCCACGCGCTCGGCGAGCTCCGGCCCGAGCTCGAGCAGCGCCTCGTCGTGTCCTCCGAGGGGCACCCGTTTTTCCTGGAGGAGCTCATCCGCGCCGAGGCCGAGGGTCGCGGCGGCAGCCCGCCTGGGACGGTCGTGGCCATGGTGCAATCGCGCCTCGAGCGCCTGGAGCCGAGCGCGCGCCGCACCTTGCGCGCCGCGAGTATCCTCGGCGAGGTCTTCTGGCGTGGCGCCGTCACGCGTTTGGCGGGTGAGGACGACGAGGCCGTCGCGCGGGATCTCTCGGCCCTCGTCACCCACGAGATCGTGATCCGCCAGCGCGAGAGCCGGTTCCTGGGGGAGCCTCAATATGCATTTCGCCAGGCGCTCTGGCGCGAGGGCGCGTATGCGATGCTCACGGACGAGGATCGCGCGCTCGGCCATCACCTCGCGGCCGAGTGGCTGGACGAGAAGGGCGAGGGTGATCCGCTCGTCCTGGCGGAGCATTTCGAGCGTGGCGGCGCCGCGCCGCGCGCGGCCTCGTTTTACCTGGCCTCGGCCGAGCAATCGGCGGCCCGCAAGGATTACCTCGACGCCGAGCGATGTTATGGCAAGGCGGAGGCGCTCTGGGGTGAATTGCCGACGCTCGCGCAGCGGGGCCGGGGCCTCACGCGGTTCCGGCTCGGCCGTTATCACGACGCGCTCACCGACCTCACGCGTGCGCGGGAAGGGGCCGCGAAGCGCGGGCAGATCCTCCTCGTCGTCGAATTGCTCCTCGACGAGGCCATGGTGCTCGACTGGATGGGCGAGTATCGCGAGGCCGAGCGGCGCGTGCTCGCCGCGCGGGACGTCGATCTGGGCGAGGACGGGCGCACGCCGCTGCTCGGCGCGAGGCTCTTGCTCGGCATCGGGCGATCGGCGCTGCGGGCCGAGCGCGAGGAGGAGGCGGCCGACGAGCTCGCGCGGGCGGCCGAATTCGCCCAGGGCCTCGGCGACGAGGGATACGAGACCTATGTCATTGCGCACCTCCTCCTCGGGTACCTTTTGCCATTGCTGAGCCGGGTGGACGAGGCGGCGGCGTTGCTCGACGAGGTCATTCGTCGCTGCGAGGAGCGGGGGGACCTCTTGCACCTCGGCGCTGCGTGGAACACGCGCGCGATGGTCCGGGCCATTCGTGGGGATCGGGAGGGGATGATCGAGGACTTCGAGCGCACGAGCGCGCTCGGGCGTGAGCTCGGCCAGCCGACGCTCGAGATCGCGGGGCATTACAACCTGGCGGAGCACCTGTACTGGATGGACGACGTCGAGGCGGCCGAGCCCATGATTCGCGCGGCGCTCGCCATTGCGGCGCGGCGGTCGGGCTGCGTGCGCCCGGCGATGCTCGCCTTGCTCGACGCGCGGATCGCGCTCGGGCGCGGCGACGCGCGGACGGCGCGGGCGATCGCCTCTGGGCTTCGGGGGGGCGCCGCGGAGATGTCGCCCTCGGAGGACGTGTTATGCGCGATGATCGAGCTCGCGACGGGGGACGACTTCGAGGCGGGCCGGGCGGAGGTCGAGGCGGCGTGGGAGGCGCTCGAGGCGCGCTCGGCGCGGGCGAGCGTGGGGCAGGAGCACATCGAGGTGCTGGAGGCGCGAGCGCTCCACGCCTCGCGCCTCGGCCAGCGTGAGCGGGCCATGCGCCAGCTCGACAAGGCCATCGCGGCGGCGTCGCGGATCCCGAACGTGATGATCGATCGGCTCCGGCGCAGGCGAGCGGAGTTCGAACCGGCGCTTGGTCGTTCCGTTTGTGCGTGA
- a CDS encoding transposase: MANVLSDEKRLRVFAALVDGNSERAVSRMTDVHTRTIRKLVLALGEGAVSLHNRLARDLRCSLIQCDEVWSYVGKKQARVTAEDAPGIGEAYTFVALDASSRFVISWFVGKRDEQSARAFMTDVRARLVVMPMVATDGFAPYVTAIGASFGPGVDYAQMSKNYSGKRRRDDDHRYEPPREPFITKKPVFGAPDMAKTSTAYIERQNATMRHVIGRMRRLCYAFSKRPENHRAAIALSYVYYNFCHVVSSLRVTPAMAVGITDHVWSLEELLGALLDAAPTDRPEKKPLAPRVPEGPARELPNGRGFLRVVDGGKGTAQRHHFEPPPVTPAPVAARVEPVADPTGQLDLLSWRPKPRPPIQMSLFPDLEK; this comes from the coding sequence ATGGCGAACGTCCTTTCCGACGAGAAGCGTCTTCGTGTCTTCGCCGCGCTGGTAGACGGCAACTCCGAGCGCGCCGTCTCGCGTATGACCGACGTCCACACCCGGACCATCCGGAAGCTCGTCCTTGCCCTCGGAGAGGGCGCCGTGAGCCTGCACAACCGGCTCGCGCGCGACCTCCGGTGCTCGCTCATCCAATGCGATGAGGTGTGGAGCTACGTCGGGAAGAAGCAGGCCCGCGTGACCGCGGAGGACGCGCCCGGCATCGGCGAGGCGTACACGTTCGTGGCGCTCGATGCGTCGAGCCGGTTCGTGATCTCGTGGTTCGTGGGGAAGCGCGACGAGCAGAGCGCCCGCGCCTTCATGACCGACGTGCGCGCGCGCCTGGTCGTGATGCCCATGGTCGCCACGGACGGCTTCGCGCCCTACGTGACCGCCATCGGCGCGTCCTTCGGGCCCGGCGTCGATTACGCACAGATGTCGAAGAATTACAGCGGGAAGCGACGCCGCGACGATGATCACCGCTACGAGCCGCCCCGTGAGCCCTTCATCACGAAGAAGCCCGTCTTCGGCGCGCCCGACATGGCGAAGACCTCTACCGCCTACATCGAGCGGCAAAACGCCACCATGCGGCACGTCATCGGCCGCATGCGCCGGCTCTGCTACGCGTTCAGCAAGCGCCCCGAGAATCACCGCGCTGCGATTGCGTTGTCCTACGTCTATTACAACTTCTGTCATGTCGTCTCCTCGCTTCGAGTGACGCCGGCCATGGCCGTTGGCATCACGGATCACGTGTGGTCGTTGGAAGAACTGCTCGGCGCGCTTCTGGACGCTGCGCCGACCGACCGCCCCGAGAAGAAGCCCCTCGCGCCGCGCGTGCCCGAAGGCCCGGCGCGGGAGTTGCCGAACGGCCGTGGCTTCCTCCGTGTGGTCGACGGCGGGAAGGGGACGGCGCAGCGTCATCACTTCGAGCCGCCCCCGGTTACCCCGGCACCCGTCGCCGCGCGCGTCGAGCCCGTCGCCGATCCGACTGGACAGCTTGACCTCTTGTCGTGGCGTCCGAAGCCCCGGCCCCCGATCCAGATGAGCCTCTTTCCGGACCTGGAAAAGTGA
- a CDS encoding helix-turn-helix domain-containing protein: MHDLDWPGSYGQENDPPCPPEPETPRRRKSGALMLSTEEARHVRVAVRKLRRAFGSFRAISAMTGIPASTLRRAANPKSSPTGTLAIRIASAAGVAVEVLLGGKLVVTTPVIGRAA; encoded by the coding sequence ATGCACGATCTAGACTGGCCCGGCTCGTACGGCCAAGAGAACGATCCGCCCTGCCCGCCCGAACCTGAGACGCCGCGCCGCCGCAAGTCGGGCGCGCTCATGCTCTCCACGGAGGAAGCGCGCCACGTCCGCGTCGCCGTCCGCAAGCTCCGCCGCGCCTTCGGGAGCTTCCGCGCGATCTCCGCGATGACCGGGATCCCGGCGAGCACGCTCCGCCGCGCCGCGAACCCGAAGAGTTCGCCCACGGGCACGCTCGCGATCCGCATCGCGTCCGCCGCTGGCGTCGCGGTCGAGGTCCTTCTCGGCGGCAAGCTCGTCGTGACCACGCCGGTCATCGGGAGGGCAGCATGA
- a CDS encoding serine/threonine-protein kinase encodes MRVGQVLAQRFRIDAQVGGGGMGQVYRATDLSTGEIVAAKVLNDTSPETVSRFEREGRALARLSHPSIVRYVAYDVASDGQPFLVMEWLEGEDLAQRLAREHLTVPETILLAKRVAEALGAAHAQGIVHRDLKPGNVFLVGGRIDSPKVLDFGIAFFGGSARITATGTMMGTPSYIAPEQARSGGVVDASADVFSLGCVLFECLSGRPPFQGDHFVAVLAKVIFEEAPRLFELGVVVPPWLDDLVTRMLSKEPARRPRDGAMLSRALEAEALDGEGLEESAPPRSLGKRERRFLGVVLLGKLAAAPLVTSTSKTLAVSTPDTMRSVVTRFGAHLELLADGTAVVILDHTSVPTDIAAQVARCALALREHFPGAPIAVTTGWCELGRGLPVGEAIERALWLLRMEGSIPGPRVAIDETTAGLLDSRFDLVDLAPGGLELRGERVAAEAFRPLLGRITPCVGRENELALLEQSLAHAEREPAAIAVVITGSAGIGKSRLVHEFIERRKRAATPVELLWGRGDLQRAGSTFGLLADVLWRAAEVKGGEPIEVRRERLEAFVARYVPERDLRRVTEFLGELSGIPFPDEDSLPLRAARQDPELCGEQIRRAFRDFLRALCAERPALIIVEDVHWGDRASVSALEAALRELADEPLLLVATARPEVEQIFPQLWVECGRQEIRLKHLSAKASARLARKVLGDAAAAPLVERLVALSEGHPFFLEELVRAASEGSLGETLPGTIVAMVQTRLERLEPRARRALRAASILGEVFWRGAVVQMIGEGEPGSDALVALVAGEICLRHRESRFPGDEEFAFRHALLREGAYALLTDDDRELGHRLAGEWLERAGESDPLVLANHFERGGLFERAGTMYIRGAEQASARRNYQDAERWFARADELLSGLPAVARRARGLARFRRGQHQDAVTELAAAAEQAEAAGDVLLQVELLLDEAMVFDWMGDVKRAEERVLAAQARYVEGSSPLVDARLLLGLGRTWHRADRKEEAARALAGAEEKAAELGEEGYETRTIALLLLGFILPGLGRLEEAASVLDEVIHGCEVRADLLHLGAALANRGLIRGCIGDRAGLIADLERTIAIGHEIGHPALELVGHYNLAEYLYLMDDLAAAEPCIRSAAALFTRPKIGAHPAIVQLLEARIAVYRGDEASAAAVVRAIRSAQVEARAQGAEILAPSEEVLCSMVELATIDAPDERWDELEERSARCSVGQERIEVLEARALTALRRGRRDEAARRLRAALDVASRVPNVMMVRLRRALDATTS; translated from the coding sequence ATGAGAGTCGGCCAGGTCCTCGCGCAGCGATTCCGCATCGACGCCCAGGTCGGGGGCGGCGGCATGGGGCAGGTCTACCGCGCCACGGACCTGTCCACGGGCGAGATCGTCGCCGCGAAGGTCCTGAACGACACGTCGCCCGAGACGGTGTCGCGCTTCGAGCGGGAAGGCCGGGCCCTCGCGCGGCTCTCGCACCCGAGCATCGTCCGGTACGTCGCGTACGACGTGGCCTCCGACGGACAACCATTCCTGGTGATGGAGTGGCTCGAAGGCGAGGACCTCGCGCAAAGGCTCGCGCGCGAGCACCTCACGGTCCCCGAGACGATCCTCCTCGCCAAGCGCGTGGCCGAGGCGCTCGGGGCCGCGCACGCGCAGGGCATCGTCCACCGCGACCTCAAGCCCGGCAATGTCTTCCTCGTCGGAGGGCGAATCGATTCGCCGAAGGTCCTCGATTTCGGCATCGCGTTTTTCGGCGGCAGCGCCCGCATCACCGCCACCGGCACGATGATGGGCACGCCGAGCTACATCGCGCCCGAGCAGGCGCGCAGCGGCGGCGTGGTCGACGCATCGGCCGACGTGTTCTCCCTCGGATGCGTGCTCTTCGAGTGCCTCTCGGGCAGGCCGCCGTTCCAGGGGGATCACTTCGTCGCGGTGCTCGCCAAGGTCATCTTCGAGGAGGCGCCGCGCCTCTTCGAGCTCGGCGTCGTCGTGCCTCCGTGGCTCGACGATCTCGTCACGCGTATGCTCTCGAAGGAGCCCGCGCGCAGGCCGCGCGACGGCGCGATGCTCTCGCGCGCGCTCGAGGCCGAGGCGCTCGACGGAGAAGGGCTCGAGGAGAGCGCGCCGCCACGCTCGCTCGGCAAGCGCGAGCGGCGCTTCCTCGGCGTCGTGCTGCTCGGCAAGCTCGCGGCTGCGCCGCTCGTCACCTCGACGTCGAAGACGCTCGCGGTCTCCACGCCCGACACGATGCGCTCGGTGGTGACGAGGTTCGGCGCGCACCTCGAGCTGCTCGCCGACGGCACGGCCGTCGTGATCCTGGATCACACGAGCGTGCCCACCGACATCGCCGCGCAGGTCGCGCGTTGCGCGCTCGCGCTGCGCGAGCACTTCCCGGGCGCGCCGATCGCCGTGACCACCGGCTGGTGCGAGCTCGGGCGCGGCTTGCCGGTCGGCGAGGCGATCGAGCGCGCGCTCTGGCTCTTGCGCATGGAGGGCTCGATCCCGGGGCCACGCGTGGCGATCGATGAGACCACGGCGGGCCTGCTCGACAGCCGCTTCGACCTCGTGGACCTCGCGCCCGGCGGCCTCGAGCTGCGCGGCGAGCGTGTCGCGGCCGAGGCGTTCCGCCCGCTTCTCGGCAGGATCACGCCGTGTGTCGGTCGCGAGAACGAGCTCGCGTTGCTCGAGCAGAGCCTGGCCCACGCCGAGCGGGAGCCCGCGGCGATCGCCGTGGTGATCACGGGCTCGGCGGGCATCGGCAAGTCGCGCCTCGTCCACGAGTTCATCGAGCGGCGCAAGCGCGCGGCGACGCCGGTCGAGCTGCTCTGGGGGCGCGGCGATCTGCAGCGCGCGGGCTCCACCTTCGGCCTGCTCGCCGACGTGCTCTGGCGCGCGGCCGAGGTGAAGGGCGGCGAGCCGATCGAGGTCCGGCGCGAGCGCCTCGAGGCCTTCGTCGCGCGTTATGTCCCCGAGCGGGATCTGCGCCGCGTGACCGAGTTCCTCGGCGAGCTCTCGGGCATCCCGTTTCCCGACGAGGACAGCCTGCCGCTGCGCGCCGCGCGCCAGGACCCCGAGCTCTGCGGCGAACAGATACGACGCGCATTTCGTGATTTTCTGCGCGCTCTTTGCGCCGAGCGCCCTGCGCTGATCATCGTCGAGGACGTGCACTGGGGCGATCGCGCCTCCGTCTCTGCGCTCGAGGCTGCGCTGCGCGAGCTCGCGGACGAGCCCCTCCTGCTCGTCGCCACCGCGCGCCCCGAGGTCGAGCAGATCTTCCCGCAGCTCTGGGTCGAGTGTGGTCGTCAGGAGATCCGCCTGAAGCACCTCTCCGCGAAGGCGAGCGCGCGGCTCGCGCGCAAGGTGCTCGGCGACGCGGCGGCGGCGCCGCTCGTCGAGCGGCTCGTGGCGCTCTCCGAGGGGCACCCGTTTTTCCTGGAAGAGCTCGTGCGCGCGGCGTCCGAGGGCTCGCTCGGCGAGACCTTGCCGGGCACGATCGTGGCGATGGTGCAGACGCGCCTCGAGCGGCTCGAGCCGCGGGCGCGGAGAGCGCTGCGCGCGGCGAGTATCCTCGGCGAGGTCTTCTGGCGAGGCGCCGTCGTGCAGATGATCGGCGAGGGCGAGCCTGGCAGTGATGCGCTCGTCGCGCTCGTCGCGGGCGAGATCTGCCTGCGGCATCGGGAGAGCCGTTTCCCGGGCGACGAGGAGTTCGCGTTCCGCCACGCGCTCCTGCGCGAAGGCGCGTATGCGCTGCTCACGGACGACGATCGCGAGCTCGGCCATCGGCTGGCGGGCGAGTGGCTCGAGCGCGCGGGCGAGTCCGATCCGCTCGTCCTCGCGAACCACTTCGAGCGCGGCGGCCTCTTCGAGCGCGCGGGCACGATGTACATCCGCGGCGCGGAGCAGGCGAGCGCGCGGCGCAACTACCAGGACGCCGAGCGCTGGTTCGCCCGCGCCGACGAGCTGCTCTCGGGCCTGCCTGCCGTGGCGCGGCGCGCGCGTGGCCTCGCGCGGTTCCGGCGGGGCCAGCATCAGGACGCCGTGACCGAGCTCGCGGCGGCGGCGGAGCAGGCCGAGGCCGCGGGGGACGTCCTCCTGCAGGTCGAGCTCTTGCTCGACGAGGCCATGGTCTTCGACTGGATGGGCGACGTGAAGCGCGCCGAGGAGCGCGTCCTCGCGGCGCAGGCGCGGTACGTGGAGGGCAGCTCGCCGCTCGTCGACGCGCGCCTCTTGCTCGGGCTCGGCCGGACCTGGCACCGCGCCGATCGCAAGGAGGAGGCGGCGCGGGCGCTCGCGGGTGCCGAGGAGAAGGCGGCCGAGCTCGGGGAGGAGGGCTACGAGACCCGGACGATCGCGCTCCTCTTGCTCGGGTTCATCTTGCCGGGCCTCGGTCGGCTCGAGGAGGCGGCCTCGGTGCTCGACGAGGTCATTCATGGCTGCGAGGTGCGCGCCGACCTCCTGCACCTCGGCGCTGCGCTCGCCAACCGGGGGCTCATCCGGGGTTGTATCGGCGATCGAGCCGGGCTCATCGCCGATCTCGAGCGAACGATCGCGATCGGGCACGAGATCGGGCACCCGGCGCTGGAGCTCGTGGGGCATTACAATCTGGCTGAATATCTTTATCTGATGGACGATCTGGCTGCCGCCGAGCCGTGCATCCGCTCCGCTGCGGCCTTGTTCACCCGGCCCAAGATTGGGGCGCACCCTGCGATCGTCCAATTGCTCGAGGCCCGCATCGCCGTTTACCGTGGCGACGAGGCGAGCGCTGCGGCGGTGGTCCGGGCCATTCGTTCTGCGCAGGTCGAGGCGCGGGCGCAGGGGGCCGAGATCCTCGCGCCGTCCGAGGAGGTCCTCTGCTCCATGGTCGAGCTCGCGACGATCGACGCGCCGGACGAGCGCTGGGACGAGCTCGAGGAGCGATCGGCGCGGTGTTCGGTGGGTCAGGAGCGCATCGAGGTCCTCGAGGCGCGGGCGCTCACGGCGCTGCGCCGGGGCCGCCGTGACGAAGCTGCGCGGCGGCTCCGGGCGGCCCTCGACGTGGCCTCGCGGGTCCCGAACGTCATGATGGTGCGGCTTCGGCGTGCGCTCGATGCCACGACGTCCTGA
- a CDS encoding helix-turn-helix domain-containing protein, which produces MHDLSWPGSYGQENDPHCPAEPETPEPKRRRSGALMLSAEEARHVRVAIRKLRRAFGSFRALSLKTGIPASTLRRAANPKSSPTGTLAIRIASAAGVAVEVLLGGKLVVTTPVIGRAA; this is translated from the coding sequence ATGCACGATCTGTCATGGCCCGGTTCATACGGCCAAGAGAACGACCCCCACTGCCCCGCCGAACCCGAGACGCCCGAACCAAAGCGCCGCCGCTCGGGCGCGCTCATGCTCTCCGCGGAGGAGGCGCGCCACGTGCGCGTCGCGATCCGCAAGCTCCGCCGCGCCTTCGGGAGCTTCCGCGCGCTCTCCCTGAAGACCGGCATCCCGGCGAGTACGCTCCGCCGCGCCGCGAACCCGAAGAGCTCGCCCACGGGCACGCTCGCGATCCGCATCGCATCGGCCGCGGGCGTCGCGGTCGAGGTGCTTCTCGGCGGCAAGCTCGTCGTGACCACGCCGGTCATCGGGAGGGCAGCGTGA
- a CDS encoding transposase, giving the protein MANVLDPEKRLRVLAALVDGNSERAVERMTDVDRKTIRRLALAFGRGAQSLHNRLARDLRCSLIQCDEIWSYVGKKQARVTADDAPGIGEAYTFVALDASSRFVISWHVGKRDEQTAREFMADVRARLAVMPMVATDGFAPYVAAVGASFGPGVDYAMMSKNYTSKRRADGQRGDHRYEPPRDPFITKKVVFGAPDMGKVSTAYVERQNATMRHTIGRLRRLCYAFSKKAENHRAAISLCYAYYNLCHVVSTLRVTPAMAAGVTDHVWSLEEFMQAILSAAPVERPETKPLAPRVPEGPARELPNGRGFLRVVDGGKAKPSEAPRAPTPPAAPPARVGTGEAPREPLPPPGTQLDLFAWRPRSGQLTLFPDG; this is encoded by the coding sequence GACGATCCGCCGCCTAGCGCTCGCGTTCGGGCGGGGCGCGCAGAGCCTCCACAACCGCCTCGCGCGGGACCTCCGGTGCTCGCTCATCCAGTGCGACGAGATCTGGTCCTACGTCGGGAAGAAGCAGGCCCGCGTGACCGCGGATGACGCGCCAGGGATCGGCGAGGCGTACACGTTCGTCGCGCTCGACGCGTCGAGCCGGTTCGTGATCTCGTGGCACGTCGGGAAGCGCGACGAGCAGACCGCGCGGGAGTTCATGGCCGACGTCCGCGCCCGGCTCGCCGTGATGCCCATGGTCGCGACGGACGGGTTCGCGCCCTACGTGGCCGCCGTGGGCGCGTCCTTCGGGCCCGGCGTCGACTACGCGATGATGTCGAAGAACTACACGAGCAAGCGGCGCGCGGACGGGCAGCGGGGCGATCACCGCTACGAGCCGCCTCGCGACCCCTTCATCACGAAGAAGGTCGTCTTCGGGGCGCCCGACATGGGCAAGGTCTCGACGGCGTACGTCGAGCGCCAGAACGCGACGATGCGGCACACGATCGGGCGACTCCGCCGGCTCTGCTACGCGTTCAGCAAGAAGGCCGAGAACCACCGCGCCGCGATCTCGCTCTGCTACGCGTACTACAACCTCTGCCACGTGGTCTCGACGCTCCGCGTGACCCCGGCGATGGCCGCGGGCGTCACGGATCACGTCTGGTCGCTGGAGGAGTTCATGCAGGCGATCCTCTCAGCCGCGCCCGTCGAGCGCCCCGAGACGAAGCCCCTCGCGCCGCGCGTGCCCGAGGGCCCGGCTCGGGAGCTGCCGAACGGGCGCGGGTTCCTTCGCGTGGTCGACGGCGGGAAGGCCAAGCCGAGCGAGGCTCCGCGTGCTCCTACGCCGCCTGCCGCGCCCCCGGCGAGGGTCGGGACGGGGGAAGCTCCGCGCGAGCCGCTACCGCCACCGGGGACGCAGCTTGACCTGTTCGCGTGGCGCCCCCGGAGCGGGCAGTTGACGCTGTTCCCGGACGGGTAG